A window of the Henckelia pumila isolate YLH828 chromosome 3, ASM3356847v2, whole genome shotgun sequence genome harbors these coding sequences:
- the LOC140893106 gene encoding cation/H(+) antiporter 15-like: protein MNESLQHSGSEPPSVCHFLNQINTRGLIFGQDPLSCSVPVLLLQLSLFSVLSRTVHFLLKPFGQPLIVAQILSGAILGPSGFGHNPTFLAEVFPRKARLVLDTISIFGFMIFIFLIGVKMDLSMVLRSGKVALAVGILGFFVPFGLAGLVSFVLDKFLLLDHDLYKALPHVVFVLSMTAFPVITCFLDELKILNTEVGRLASSSSVICDICLWSVMCIKFAARLAKTSSLTMIIGSFSSAGLFIIFVIYIIRPAALWVIRNTPEPRPVKEIHIFLALVTLMSIGFVGEVIGIHATAASLVLGLVIPDGPPLGAALVETLDCFVSVMLLPLFFTVSGLQMDVFSVNFKNVGVIQLVVFVAFVGKILGSMLPLVFSRMPFRDALSLGLIMNTKGIVELAFLNDIKNQEILSEEIYTIMIISVVAVTGVISFVVKVLYDPSKRFVAYKRRTILHCRGNDELRILACIHSQEHVHSIISLLQLASPKKESPINLVVLHLVKLTGRASSLLVAHKQREKPCHNPTQSEHIFNAFRNLEQQNPEFFLLQCYKGISPYKTMYNDVCSLALEKRTILVILPFHKQPTSQGMVESSFAYRRLNKVVLEKAPCSVGILIDHQDLKSRYVNAQQPEYRVVVLFFGGADDREALAYALKMSDNSNIRLTLIRFLASSMTEIVAGTERSKMLDADIVNEFKQRTQQTERIVYKEKMVTSGTGVITLARWVANACNLVLVGRRHGESPIILQLAEWNKHGELGAIGEILAASEFKSDTSVLVVQQQTKLWGLKDPEESTHLRRIKL from the exons ATGAACGAGAGTCTGCAACATTCGGGCTCGGAGCCCCCTTCCGTCTGCCATTTCTTGAACCAGATCAACACAAGAGGCTTAATCTTTGGACAAGATCCGTTGAGTTGTTCGGTTCCAGTTTTGTTGCTGCAATTGTCTCTTTTCTCAGTTCTATCTCGTACAGTACACTTCCTTCTCAAGCCATTTGGCCAACCATTGATTGTCGCACAAATTCTT AGTGGTGCGATATTGGGGCCATCAGGTTTTGGCCATAATCCGACTTTCTTGGCTGAAGTGTTCCCAAGAAAAGCTAGACTGGTGCTGGACACCATATCGATTTTCGGTTTCatgatatttatttttctcattGGTGTGAAAATGGACCTATCCATGGTTTTGAGATCTGGTAAAGTGGCATTAGCTGTGGGAATTTTAGGTTTTTTCGTTCCTTTCGGACTTGCTGGCTTAGTCTCCTTTGTCCTTGATAAGTTTTTGTTGTTGGATCATGATTTATACAAAGCACTTCCGCATGTGGTATTTGTACTATCCATGACCGCGTTTCCTGTTATTACCTGCTTTCTTGATGAACTCAAGATTCTTAATACAGAGGTTGGGCGGTTAGCTTCTTCGTCTTCAGTTATCTGTGATATCTGCCTCTGGTCTGTCATGTGTATAAAGTTTGCAGCACGGTTAGCCAAGACAAGTTCACTAACAATGATCATAGGTTCGTTTTCGTCAGCTGGTCTATTTATCATTtttgtaatatatattattCGTCCAGCTGCTTTATGGGTAATCAGAAATACTCCAGAACCGAGACCGGTGAAGGAAATACATATTTTCCTAGCTCTTGTCACATTGATGAGCATTGGATTTGTCGGTGAAGTTATCGGTATCCATGCTACAGCTGCATCCTTAGTTCTAGGCTTGGTTATTCCTGATGGGCCGCCATTAGGAGCTGCGTTGGTGGAGACCCTTGATTGCTTTGTTTCCGTGATGCTCTTACCACTCTTTTTCACTGTTTCTGGATTGCAAATGGATGTTTtctccgtaaattttaaaaacgtCGGAGTAATACAGCTGgttgtttttgttgcatttgtcGGGAAGATTCTGGGGTCGATGTTGCCTCTTGTGTTTTCTAGGATGCCATTTCGCGATGCACTTTCTCTTGGACTGATCATGAACACCAAAGGCATTGTTGAACTTGCCTTCTTGAATGACATCAAGAACCAAGAA ATTCTTTCTGAGGAAATTTATACCATTATGATCATTTCAGTGGTTGCTGTAACTGGAGTAATCTCATTTGTAGTGAAAGTTCTTTATGATCCTTCAAAGAGGTTTGTTGCTTACAAGAGAAGGACTATTCTACATTGCAGAGGCAATGATGAATTGAGGATACTTGCATGTATACATAGCCAAGAACATGTTCACTCCATTATTAGTCTCCTCCAATTAGCTAGTCCGAAAAAAGAGTCTCCTATTAATCTGGTCGTCCTGCATCTCGTAAAGCTAACGGGTCGTGCATCTTCTCTACTCGTAGCTCACAAACAACGCGAGAAGCCTTGTCATAATCCGACTCAGTCCGAGCATATCTTTAATGCATTCAGAAATCTTGAACAGCAAAATCCTGAATTTTTCTTATTGCAATGTTACAAGGGCATCTCCCCTTACAAGACAATGTACAATGATGTATGCTCCCTAGCTCTGGAAAAGAGAACCATTTTAGTCATTCTTCCGTTTCACAAGCAACCCACCTCACAGGGGATGGTGGAATCATCCTTTGCATATAGACGTCTTAATAAAGTCGTGCTCGAGAAGGCTCCATGCTCAGTTGGAATTCTCATTGATCATCAAGATCTGAAATCCCGATATGTGAATGCACAACAACCTGAATATCGAGTGGTAGTACTTTTCTTTGGTGGTGCGGATGATCGAGAAGCATTAGCCTATGCTCTAAAGATGTCGGATAATTCCAACATAAGGTTAACTCTTATTCGGTTTTTGGCTTCGAGCATGACTGAAATTGTTGCAGGCACTGAGAGAAGCAAAATGTTGGATGCTGATATTGTAAACGAATTCAAGCAAAGAACTCAACAAACCGAGAGAATAGTGTACAAGGAGAAGATGGTAACGAGTGGAACAGGGGTAATAACATTAGCTAGATGGGTGGCGAATGCGTGCAATCTTGTTTTGGTTGGACGGCGCCATGGGGAATCGCCTATTATACTTCAGCTAGCAGAGTGGAATAAGCATGGAGAATTGGGAGCAATCGGAGAAATTCTCGCTGCCTCGGAATTTAAAAGTGATACTTCGGTTTTGGTGGTGCAACAGCAGACTAAATTATGGGGACTCAAAGACCCCGAGGAGTCCACACATTTAAGAAGAATCAAGTTATAG